The following coding sequences lie in one Phragmites australis chromosome 8, lpPhrAust1.1, whole genome shotgun sequence genomic window:
- the LOC133926725 gene encoding pentatricopeptide repeat-containing protein At4g13650-like — MHDHLAALLRGGGGGGGAHHPRAIHGAAVKLGCIASTFLCNKLLLAYLRRPLLSDARMLFDEMPRRNLASWYILISGSARLGALEEAFVLLSDILYGAGRGSCDRPDSFTLGALAVGCARARDIVAGAQVHACAVKFGVDEDESVAGALVDTYAKCWRVDSAWRAFALASQRSVVSWTSMIACLVNQACSGYHDTVIVLFKKMLVLKVWPTNATFSCILKAFDMPVFLPVGMQVHGCLLKMGTEIDPALGSALLTMYGRCGGVDEIARLACRIRHDVFSRTSLLAAYARNGCNMEAVGVFKEMIMENVAIDQSVITSLLQICSSLGQLRMAKEVHCYALRTFFKLDTLLLNAIITAYSRCGDITSAENVFYLLVNKDIISWTALLTCYAQNDLAQEVLIFFREMLRRGLESPVFCITSVLRACSITTDLTSGLQIHSRAVKLGIDDDSSVENALVTLYAKCGSVRVALKIFNSMKNRDIVSWNALITSFSQHGNEVAAVQLFDLMQEEEVCPDDYTFVGLLSSCSRMGLIAEGCEYFKQMTAKYNLEPKMEHYTCMVDLFGRAGKFCDAMDFIDAMPCQPGRLVWEALLASCRLHGNVQLGRLAAKKILEIRPEDPSPYIILSNIHASVDMWDEKAWNRTVFDTQRARKDTGSSWSDVQEFSENIYGALHVGVT, encoded by the coding sequence ATGCACGACCACCTCGCCGCCCTcctccgcggcggcggtggcggtggcggcgcccaCCACCCGCGAGCCATCCATGGCGCCGCCGTCAAGCTCGGCTGCATCGCCTCCACCTTCCTCTGCAACAAGCTCCTCCTAGCCTACCTCCGCCGCCCCCTCCTGTCGGACGCCCGCATgctgttcgacgaaatgccccGCCGCAACCTCGCCTCCTGGTACATCCTCATCTCCGGCTCCGCCCGCCTCGGCGCCCTCGAGGAGGCGTTCGTGCTGTTGTCTGACATCCTTTACGGCGCGGGGCGCGGAAGCTGCGATCGCCCCGACTCGTTCACGCTCGGGGCCCTAGCCGTCGGGTGCGCCCGCGCCAGAGACATTGTCGCTGGCGCGCAAGTGCATGCTTGCGCAGTCAAGTTTGGCGTCGACGAGGATGAGAGCGTCGCGGGGGCGTTGGTGGACACGTACGCCAAGTGCTGGCGTGTGGACTCGGCGTGGCGGGCGTTTGCACTCGCGTCGCAGAGGAGCGTTGTTAGCTGGACGAGCATGATTGCCTGTCTCGTCAACCAAGCTTGTTCAGGGTACCATGATACAGTGATTGTTCTGTTCAAGAAGATGTTGGTCTTGAAGGTTTGGCCTACAAATGCGACGTTTTCTTGCATCCTGAAAGCGTTTGATATGCCTGTGTTTCTCCCTGTTGGGATGCAAGTTCATGGTTGCTTGTTGAAGATGGGAACTGAGATTGATCCTGCTTTAGGGAGTGCCCTTTTGACAATGTATGGTAGATGTGGTGGAGTTGATGAGATAGCTAGATTGGCTTGTCGGATAAGGCATGATGTATTTTCTAGGACTTCGCTGCTTGCAGCTTATGCACGGAATGGATGCAATATGGAGGCAGTTGGAGTGTTTAAGGAGATGATCATGGAAAATGTGGCAATTGACCAGTCAGTTATAACTAGTCTGCTGCAGATTTGTTCATCACTGGGTCAACTGAGAATGGCAAAGGAAGTCCATTGTTATGCTCTAAGGACTTTCTTCAAGTTGGATACTTTACTGCTGAATGCTATCATCACTGCATATAGCAGATGTGGTGATATCACAAGTGCAGAAAATGTATTTTACCTGCTGGTTAACAAGGACATCATATCATGGACGGCACTGTTAACTTGCTATGCTCagaatgatcttgctcaagagGTACTCATATTCTTTAGGGAAATGCTCCGGAGAGGGTTAGAATCTCCAGTTTTTTGTATAACTAGTGTGCTACGAGCCTGTTCTATCACCACCGATCTTACTTCCGGACTGCAAATTCACTCAAGAGCTGTGAAGTTAGGAATTGATGATGACAGTTCTGTTGAGAATGCACTTGTGACCCTGTATGCCAAGTGTGGAAGTGTTCGGGTTGCATTAAAGATATTTAATTCAATGAAGAATAGAGATATCGTCTCGTGGAATGCTCTAATCACAAGTTTTTCACAGCATGGCAATGAGGTGGCAGCTGTTCAGCTATTTGACCTAATGCAAGAAGAAGAGGTGTGTCCGGATGATTACACATTTGTTGGCCTGTTATCATCTTGCAGTCGGATGGGCCTTATTGCAGAAGGCTGTGAGTATTTCAAACAAATGACGGCTAAATACAACTTGGAGCCCAAGATGGAGCATTATACCTGCATGGTTGATCTATTTGGCCGTGCTGGAAAATTTTGTGATGCAATGGACTTCATTGATGCCATGCCTTGTCAACCGGGCCGACTGGTGTGGGAGGCTTTGCTAGCTTCATGTAGGCTTCATGGTAATGTGCAGTTAGGGAGACTAGCAGCAAAGAAGATTCTGGAAATTAGACCCGAGGATCCTTCACCGTACATTATATTATCGAACATTCATGCTTCAGTTGACATGTGGGATGAGAAAGCCTGGAATCGCACTGTATTTGATACCCAGAGAGCAAGAAAGGACACAGGAAGTAGTTGGAGTGATGTACAAGAATTTTCAGAGAATATATATGGCGCATTACATGTTGGAGTGACATAA
- the LOC133926726 gene encoding LOW QUALITY PROTEIN: phosphate transporter PHO1-3-like (The sequence of the model RefSeq protein was modified relative to this genomic sequence to represent the inferred CDS: inserted 1 base in 1 codon) — protein sequence MNTTAHSHAHISTPHPMAFLETPTRHSRALHCYSLKYPGTEEEEPMVKFSKQFEAQLVPEWKEAFVDYWQLKKDIKKLQVAGDGVAAAAVASPTAAHWVMRLPFLHPYGHHREPGAIQVHKKLAIDGSIDGAVAGEVYETKVTGLGFMDTEAARAFFERLDQQLNKMNRFYERKEGEFLERGESLRRQLQILVELKTAVTEQQRTRRCGGSSARSADPDDPSVSCSILHGEQPLRGIADQEQEGEEKLTKDVFAKSTDGGEDQLAISQGLDDSGRLAKPKEEPAGKLRTLSGRVVTCQGRSVRINIPVTTPSRTVTAIRELLFADMLRQSKVIGAQGGDGSEKLSINKKKVHQAEKMIRGALVELYKGLGYLRTYRSLNMMAFVKILKKFDKVTAKEVQPIYLKVAESSYFNSSDKAIRLMDDVEELFVRHFTEGDKRKAMKYLKPNQREESHAATFFIGLCTGGFVALFIGYCXYTQQSNKVYMSTSYPVLSMFSLFFVHLFLYGCNIFMWRKTRINYIFIFEFAPTEELKYRDVFLICATSMTIVVCVMFAHLTLIVKGYSSCAVQAIPGSLLLVFLLMLVCPFNIIYRSSHYHFLSVIRNIILTPFYKVVMVDFFMADQLCSQVPMLRSLEYLACYYITRSYRTQDYGYCTRVKHFKDLAYAVSFLPYYWRAMQCARRWFDEGDINHIVNLGKYVSAMLAAGTKVAYENNNSAGWLSLVIIVSSIATMYQLYWDFVKDWGLLQFNSKNTWLRNDLILKQKYIYFLSMGLNLVLRLAWLQTVIHPNIGSLDSRVTLFFLAALEVMRRGHWNFYRLENEHLNNAGKFRAVKVVPLPFHEVEED from the exons ATGAACACTACAGCACACTCCCATGCACATATAAGTACACCCCACCCCATGGCCTTCCTTGAGACACCCACACGCCACAGCAGAGCACTGCACTGCTACTCCCTCAAGTATCCAGGGACGGAGGAAGAAGAACCGATGGTGAAGTTCTCCAAGCAGTTTGAGGCCCAGCTTGTGCCGGAATGGAAAGAGGCCTTTGTGGACTACTGGCAGCTCAAGAAGGAcatcaagaagctgcaggttgCCGGAGACGGTGTTGCGGCTGCAGCAGtggcgtcgccgacggcagctcACTGGGTGATGAGGTTGCCGTTCCTCCACCCCTATGGGCACCACAGGGAGCCTGGCGCCATTCAG GTGCACAAGAAGCTGGCGATCGACGGGAGCATCGACGGTGCGGTGGCAGGGGAGGTGTACGAGACGAAGGTGACAGGCCTCGGATTCATGGACACCGAGGCGGCCAGGGCGTTCTTCGAGAGGCTCGACCAGCAGCTGAACAAGATGAACCGGTTCTACGAGAGGAAGGAGGGGGAGTTCCTGGAACGCGGAGAGTCGCTCAGGCGGCAGCTGCAGATCCTCGTCGAGCTCAAGACCGCCGTCACCGAGCAGCAGCGGACACGGCGGTGTGGGGGGTCCTCGGCGAGGAGCGCCGACCCGGATGATCCCTCCGTTTCTTGCTCCATCTTGCATG GAGAGCAACCTCTTAGGGGAATTgcagatcaagaacaagaaggcGAAGAAAAGCTCACCAAAGATGTTTTCGCCAAGAGCACTGATGGAGGGGAGGACCAGCTCGCCATCTCTCAAGGTCTTGATGACTCAGGGAGGCTCGCCAAACCAAAAGAAGAGCCTGCCGGCAAGCTGAGGACACTCTCAGGGAGGGTGGTCACCTGCCAGGGCAGGAGTGTGAGGATCAACATCCCAGTCACCACGCCATCGAGGACTGTCACTGCCATACGCGAGCTTCTATTTGCGGACATGCTGAGGCAGTCGAAGGTGATTGGCGCACAAGGTGGCGATGGCAGTGAGAAGCTGAGCATCAACAAGAAGAAGGTGCACCAGGCAGAGAAGATGATCAGAGGTGCTCTGGTCGAGCTGTACAAGGGATTGGGATACCTCAGGACGTACCG GAGCTTGAACATGATGGCCTTTGTGAAGATTctgaagaaatttgacaag GTTACAGCAAAGGAAGTTCAGCCAATTTACCTGAAAGTAGCGGAGAGCTCCTACTTCAATAGCTCTGACAAG GCAATCAGGCTAATGGACGATGTCGAGGAGCTGTTTGTAAGACATTTCACTGAAGGTGATAAACGGAAGGCAATGAAGTATCTGAAGCCAAATCAGAGGGAAGAATCACACGCTGCCACATTTTTCATtg GACTATGCACTGGTGGCTTTGTGGCATTATTCATCGGTTACT ATTACACTCAGCAATCGAACAAGGTGTACATGTCAACATCCTATCCCGTTCTTAG CATGTTCAGCCTCTTCTTTGTGCATCTCTTCCTCTATGGATGCAACATCTTCATGTGGAGAAAGACACGCATAAACTACAtattcatatttgaatttgcaCCTACTGAAGAGCTCAAGTACCGCGACGTGTTCTTGATATGCGCAACTTCCATGACAATTGTTGTTTGTGTAATGTTTGCACACCTAACACTCATTGTTAAAGGATATTCTTCATGTGCAGTCCAAGCAATACCAGGGTCCCTACTTTTG GTGTTCTTGTTAATGTTGGTCTGCCCTTTCAACATCATTTACCGATCAAGTCATTATCACTTCCTAAGCGTGATCAGGAACATCATTCTGACCCCCTTTTACAAG GTTGTCATGGTTGATTTCTTCATGGCTGATCAGCTCTGCAGCCAG GTACCGATGCTTAGGAGCCTGGAGTACTTGGCATGTTACTACATAACCAGAAGCTACAGGACACAAGACTATGGTTACTGCACAAGAGTGAAACATTTTAAAGACTTGGCTTATGCAGTATCCTTCCTGCCTTACTACTGGAGAGCCAT GCAGTGTGCAAGGAGATGGTTTGACGAAGGGGACATAAACCACATTGTCAACCTTGGGAAGTACGTGTCAGCGATGCTTGCTGCAGGAACAAAAGTGGCATATGAGAATAATAACAGTGCTGGATGGTTGTCACTTGTCATCATTGTATCAAGTATTGCAACTATGTACCAATTGTACTGGGACTTTGTCAAGGATTGGGGTCTTCTGCAATTCAACTCCAAGAACACTTGGCTTCGTAACGATCTTATACTAAAACAGAAATACATTTATTTCTTATCCATG GGTCTGAACCTTGTCTTGAGGCTTGCTTGGCTTCAGACTGTCATCCACCCTAACATTGGAAGCCTGGATTCTAGAGTAACTCTGTTCTTTTTAGCGGCTCTTGAGGTGATGCGACGTGGTCACTGGAACTTCTACAG ATTGGAGAACGAACACTTAAACAATGCAGGGAAGTTCCGAGCTGTGAAGGTTGTTCCACTTCCTTTTCATGAAGTggaagaagactaa